A window of the Nitrosococcus wardiae genome harbors these coding sequences:
- the corA gene encoding magnesium/cobalt transporter CorA has translation MAYEEGKKIADITKSDIHIYLSKPSCFVWVALKDPTPEELFEMQHEFNLHELAVEDARHGHQRPKIEEYGNSLFAVLHTLETAGEDMHVGEVNIFVGANYVLSVRNRAKKCFASVRARSEREPRLLKHGSAFVLYALMDAVVDGYFPTLETLEERFEQLEEQIFGKHPIRENIEELYALRQRLITLKHAVAPLHDALGKLYGGRVPEIVSSSQEYFRDIADHLLRIDQSIDSLREMVTTAFSVNLSLITLAENETMKRLAAYAALIAVPTMTAGIYGMNFEHMPELKWTFGYPVTLGVMVILDAYLFYPFRKAKWL, from the coding sequence GTGGCTTACGAGGAGGGAAAAAAGATTGCCGATATCACCAAGTCGGATATCCATATATACCTGAGTAAACCCAGCTGCTTCGTGTGGGTTGCGCTGAAAGATCCCACGCCGGAGGAATTATTCGAGATGCAGCACGAATTCAATCTGCACGAGCTTGCGGTGGAGGACGCACGGCACGGCCACCAGCGCCCCAAAATCGAGGAGTATGGCAATTCCCTCTTCGCCGTGTTGCACACTCTGGAGACTGCGGGAGAGGATATGCACGTTGGTGAGGTCAATATTTTCGTAGGAGCAAACTATGTACTGTCCGTGCGCAACCGTGCCAAAAAATGCTTTGCCAGCGTGCGCGCACGGTCCGAACGGGAACCACGCCTTCTTAAGCATGGCTCGGCCTTCGTGCTATATGCACTGATGGATGCTGTGGTTGACGGCTACTTTCCAACACTCGAAACTTTGGAAGAGAGATTCGAGCAGTTGGAGGAGCAAATCTTCGGCAAGCATCCCATCCGGGAGAATATTGAAGAACTTTACGCCCTACGCCAGAGGCTCATAACGCTCAAGCATGCCGTTGCGCCCCTGCACGATGCCCTCGGCAAGCTCTATGGTGGACGCGTTCCCGAGATTGTATCGTCCTCGCAGGAATATTTTCGTGATATCGCCGACCACCTACTACGCATCGACCAGTCGATTGACAGTTTGCGGGAGATGGTGACCACCGCGTTCTCCGTCAATCTCTCGCTGATCACCTTGGCGGAAAATGAGACGATGAAACGGCTTGCAGCTTATGCGGCGCTCATTGCCGTGCCGACCATGACTGCCGGTATTTATGGCATGAACTTCGAACATATGCCGGAGCTGAAGTGGACCTTTGGCTATCCGGTGACGCTAGGGGTCATGGTGATCCTGGACGCCTATCTTTTCTATCCTTTCCGCAAGGCAAAGTGGCTGTAG